One Aegilops tauschii subsp. strangulata cultivar AL8/78 chromosome 7, Aet v6.0, whole genome shotgun sequence genomic window carries:
- the LOC109737852 gene encoding uncharacterized protein isoform X1 produces the protein MMDPEDMVDLDRSEIESSRADELNGLALLFILGASGGGAVGRVLGAAWRARLPAVVPATRTAGSAARALRTRPAPSASPSVAARAAKTPPTPSAAPRAGTAAPSVGARPAKTGAAPASAPPSLDPVKAVNDAISKVETPVFFPSRIANTYIEIVKLLSHGGWSAYLLDKYAEKGCSDVCPFTGNGEFSPVPVQKPAVAVQLPAEVDEKHRSEGDKEDAEGGAVQVPAKVNEKHHSEGDKEDSEGGEKQPADGDYACFFHEIGKKAYDLLYQDYNTGLKMVSDCKVLDTAVLLSDGSEQIGKASLGFELSSDTKLIKLTIDDVLRPGLKGLLSIPVSSQSSSKVDLQYRHLGACITGSSELQGSPIVSFSAVIGTKSIALGADVSVITKSLDALGAVDSLETKLLRFPKYTCGLVLSEGDVGASFTMENADVLTATYHQKLDETTSIAAKVQRVLSSNDSTLTAGFSHSLDPNTTVKAKLSSDGAVSVLLRYGPKPRCYVAFSADSNSQGPQKDTKFGLCVALGA, from the exons ATGATGGACCCGGAGGACATGGTTGATCTGGACCGGTCCGAGATCGAGAGCTCCCGCGCCGACGAGCTCAACGGGCTCGCGCTGCTCTTCATTCTCGG ggcgtcgggcggcggcgcggtgggccGAGTTCTTGGGGCCGCCTGGCGCGCCAGGCTGCCTGCCGTCGTGCCGGCCACAAGGACCGCCGGAAGCGCCGCGAGAGCGCTGAGGACGCGCCCCGCCCCTTCTGCTTCCCCGTCGGTTGCTGCGAGAGCAGCCAAGACGCCCCCGACCCCTTCCGCCGCACCCCGGGCGGGTACTGCTGCCCCATCAGTTGGTGCGAGACCAGCGAAGACGGGCGCCGCCCCTGCCTCTGCACCCCCTTCCTTG GATCCTGTGAAAGCAGTTAATGATGCTATCTCGAAGGTGGAAACTCCTGTTTTCTTTCCTTCCAGGATTGCCAACACGTACATTGAGATCGTAAAATTACTATCTCATGGTGGATGGTCTGCATATCTTTTGGATAAGTATGCTGAAAAAGGGTGTTCAGACGTTTGCCCTTTCACAG GTAATGGTGAGTTCTCCCCTGTGCCTGTCCAGAAGCCAGCAGTGGCTGTCCAGTTGCCTGCTGAGGTAGATGAGAAGCATCGTTCAGAGGGAGATAAGGAGGATGCAGAGGGAGGTGCTGTCCAGGTGCCCGCCAAGGTAAATGAGAAGCATCATTCAGAGGGAGACAAGGAGGATTCAGAGGGAGGTGAGAAGCAGCCTGCAGATGGAGACTATGCTTGCTTTTTTCATGAGATCGGCAAAAAGGCGTATG ATTTGCTGTACCAGGACTATAACACAGGTCTGAAGATGGTATCTGACTGTAAGGTGCTTGACACCGCT GTTCTTTTGTCTGATGGCTCTGAGCAAATTGGAAAAGCATCTTTAGGATTTGAGTTGTCATCTGATACAAAG CTTATCAAACTTACAATTGATGATGTGTTGAGGCCTGGTTTAAAGGGACTTCTGTCTATTCCCGTCTCCTCCCAGAGCTCATCGAAG GTGGACCTTCAGTATCGTCATCTTGGTGCTTGTATAACTGGAAGTTCTGAGCTTCAGGGATCGCCAATTGTTTCGTTTTCTGCTGTGATTGGCACGAAAAGCATTGCTTTAGGTGCTGATGTTTCGGTCATCACAAAGTCCCTCGATGCTTTGGGTGCGGTTGATTCGCTTGAAACCAAGCTCCTGCGGTTTCCTAAGTACACCTGTGGTTTGGTTTTATCGGAAGGAGATGTGGGTGCTTCTTTCACAAT GGAAAATGCCGACGTTCTCACAGCAACTTATCATCAGAAGTTAGACGAGACGACGTCCATTGCTGCCAAGGTGCAGCGTGTTCTGTCTTCGAACGACAGCACTCTTACAGCGGGTTTTTCTCATTCTCTGGATCCGAACACAACGGTGAAGGCCAAGCTTAGCAGTGATGGAGCGGTGAGTGTCCTGCTCCGATACGGCCCCAAGCCCAGGTGCTACGTCGCCTTCTCCGCCGACTCCAATTCCCAAGGGCCTCAAAAGGATACCAAATTTGGTCTGTGTGTTGCTCTAGGGGCGTGA
- the LOC109737852 gene encoding uncharacterized protein isoform X2, whose protein sequence is MMDPEDMVDLDRSEIESSRADELNGLALLFILGASGGGAVGRVLGAAWRARLPAVVPATRTAGSAARALRTRPAPSASPSVAARAAKTPPTPSAAPRAGTAAPSVGARPAKTGAAPASAPPSLDPVKAVNDAISKVETPVFFPSRIANTYIEIVKLLSHGGWSAYLLDKYAEKGCSDVCPFTGNGEFSPVPVQKPAVAVQLPAEVDEKHRSEGDKEDAEGGAVQVPAKVNEKHHSEGDKEDSEGGEKQPADGDYACFFHEIGKKAYDLLYQDYNTGLKMVSDCKVLLSDGSEQIGKASLGFELSSDTKLIKLTIDDVLRPGLKGLLSIPVSSQSSSKVDLQYRHLGACITGSSELQGSPIVSFSAVIGTKSIALGADVSVITKSLDALGAVDSLETKLLRFPKYTCGLVLSEGDVGASFTMENADVLTATYHQKLDETTSIAAKVQRVLSSNDSTLTAGFSHSLDPNTTVKAKLSSDGAVSVLLRYGPKPRCYVAFSADSNSQGPQKDTKFGLCVALGA, encoded by the exons ATGATGGACCCGGAGGACATGGTTGATCTGGACCGGTCCGAGATCGAGAGCTCCCGCGCCGACGAGCTCAACGGGCTCGCGCTGCTCTTCATTCTCGG ggcgtcgggcggcggcgcggtgggccGAGTTCTTGGGGCCGCCTGGCGCGCCAGGCTGCCTGCCGTCGTGCCGGCCACAAGGACCGCCGGAAGCGCCGCGAGAGCGCTGAGGACGCGCCCCGCCCCTTCTGCTTCCCCGTCGGTTGCTGCGAGAGCAGCCAAGACGCCCCCGACCCCTTCCGCCGCACCCCGGGCGGGTACTGCTGCCCCATCAGTTGGTGCGAGACCAGCGAAGACGGGCGCCGCCCCTGCCTCTGCACCCCCTTCCTTG GATCCTGTGAAAGCAGTTAATGATGCTATCTCGAAGGTGGAAACTCCTGTTTTCTTTCCTTCCAGGATTGCCAACACGTACATTGAGATCGTAAAATTACTATCTCATGGTGGATGGTCTGCATATCTTTTGGATAAGTATGCTGAAAAAGGGTGTTCAGACGTTTGCCCTTTCACAG GTAATGGTGAGTTCTCCCCTGTGCCTGTCCAGAAGCCAGCAGTGGCTGTCCAGTTGCCTGCTGAGGTAGATGAGAAGCATCGTTCAGAGGGAGATAAGGAGGATGCAGAGGGAGGTGCTGTCCAGGTGCCCGCCAAGGTAAATGAGAAGCATCATTCAGAGGGAGACAAGGAGGATTCAGAGGGAGGTGAGAAGCAGCCTGCAGATGGAGACTATGCTTGCTTTTTTCATGAGATCGGCAAAAAGGCGTATG ATTTGCTGTACCAGGACTATAACACAGGTCTGAAGATGGTATCTGACTGTAAG GTTCTTTTGTCTGATGGCTCTGAGCAAATTGGAAAAGCATCTTTAGGATTTGAGTTGTCATCTGATACAAAG CTTATCAAACTTACAATTGATGATGTGTTGAGGCCTGGTTTAAAGGGACTTCTGTCTATTCCCGTCTCCTCCCAGAGCTCATCGAAG GTGGACCTTCAGTATCGTCATCTTGGTGCTTGTATAACTGGAAGTTCTGAGCTTCAGGGATCGCCAATTGTTTCGTTTTCTGCTGTGATTGGCACGAAAAGCATTGCTTTAGGTGCTGATGTTTCGGTCATCACAAAGTCCCTCGATGCTTTGGGTGCGGTTGATTCGCTTGAAACCAAGCTCCTGCGGTTTCCTAAGTACACCTGTGGTTTGGTTTTATCGGAAGGAGATGTGGGTGCTTCTTTCACAAT GGAAAATGCCGACGTTCTCACAGCAACTTATCATCAGAAGTTAGACGAGACGACGTCCATTGCTGCCAAGGTGCAGCGTGTTCTGTCTTCGAACGACAGCACTCTTACAGCGGGTTTTTCTCATTCTCTGGATCCGAACACAACGGTGAAGGCCAAGCTTAGCAGTGATGGAGCGGTGAGTGTCCTGCTCCGATACGGCCCCAAGCCCAGGTGCTACGTCGCCTTCTCCGCCGACTCCAATTCCCAAGGGCCTCAAAAGGATACCAAATTTGGTCTGTGTGTTGCTCTAGGGGCGTGA